In Zalophus californianus isolate mZalCal1 chromosome 17, mZalCal1.pri.v2, whole genome shotgun sequence, one DNA window encodes the following:
- the TPPP3 gene encoding tubulin polymerization-promoting protein family member 3 — MATSTDVAGLEESFRKFAIHGDPKASGQEMNGKNWAKLCKDCKVADGKAVTGTDVDIVFSKVKGKSARVINYEEFKKALEELAMKRFKGKSKEEAFDAICHLVAGKEPANVGVTKAKTGGAVERLTDTSKYTGSHKERFDESGKGKGIAGRQDILDDSGYVSAYKNAGTYDAKVKK; from the exons ATGGCAACGAGCACAGATGTGGCTGGGCTGGAGGAAAGCTTCCGCAAATTTGCCATCCATGGTGACCCCAAGGCCAGTGGGCAAGAGATGAATGGCAAGAACTGGGCCAAGCTGTGCAAGGACTGCAAGGTGGCTGACGGAAAGGCCGTGACGGGGACAGATGTCGACATCGTATTCTCCAAAGTCAA GGGAAAGTCTGCTCGGGTTATCAACTATGAGGAGTTCAAGAAGGCCCTAGAAGAGCTGGCAATGAAGCGATTCAAAGGGAAGAGTAAGGAGGAAGCCTTTGATGCTATCTGCCATCTGGTGGCAGGCAAGGAACCAGCCAATGTGGGCGTCACC AAAGCAAAGACAGGAGGTGCTGTGGAACGGCTGACCGACACCAGCAAGTACACAGGCTCCCACAAGGAGCGCTTCGATGAGAGCGGCAAGGGCAAGGGCATTGCTGGGCGTCAGGACATCCTGGATGACAGCGGCTATGTGAGTGCCTACAAGAATGCAGGCACCTATGATGCTAAGGTGAAGAAGTGA
- the ZDHHC1 gene encoding palmitoyltransferase ZDHHC1 isoform X1 — translation MNICNKPSNKTAPEKSVWTAPAQARRPSPELQGQRSRRNGWSWPPHPLQIVAWLLYLFFAVIGFGVLVPLLPHHWVPAGYACMGAIFAGHLVVHLTAVSIDPADANVRDKSYAGPLPIFNRSQHAHVIEDLHCNLCDVDVSARSKHCSACNKCVCGFDHHCKWLNNCVGERNYRLFLHSVASALLGVLLLVLVATYVFVEFFVNPMRLRTNHHFEVCLCLAVLKNHTDVWFVFLPAAPVETQAPAILALAALLILLGLLSTALLGHLFCFHIYLMWHKLTTYEYIVQHRLPQEAKGAHRELESCPPKMRPIQEMEFYMRTFSHVRPEPPGQARPATVNANLSQFFATRGQVEPPPPSSPETRALPPRIQPQKKRKRRVYKVPTSGTLDPESPLPRLPVPWAPGRSSSSPSDSAGLSPVHAAGPAGAYHSASAESMDEIPVAQTRLGSAALAAPGGRGREIGLALQVRAPAVFVSPSSGEPGARGGPEAGLA, via the exons aTGAACATCTGCAACAAGCCTTCCAACAAGACAGCCCCTGAGAAGAGTGTGTGGACAGCGCCTGCACAGGCCCGCAGACCGTCCCCCGAGCTGCAGGGCCAGCGGTCACGCCGGAATGGGTGGAGCTGGCCCCCTCACCCTCTCCAGATTGTGGCTTGGCTGCTGTACCTCTTCTTTGCTGTCATTGGCTTTGGGGTCCTTGTTCCCCTCCTGCCTCACCACTGGGTGCCCGCTGGCTATGCT TGCATGGGCGCCATCTTTGCCGGCCACCTCGTGGTTCACCTGACCGCTGTCTCCATCGATCCAGCAGATGCCAACGTGCGGGACAAGAGCTATGCAGGGCCCCTGCCCATCTTCAACCGCAGCCAACACGCACACGTCATTGAAGATCTGCACTGCAACCTGTGTGACGTagatgt GAGCGCTCGCTCTAAGCACTGCAGCGCCTGCAACAAGTGCGTGTGCGGTTTTGACCACCACTGCAAGTGGCTCAACAACTGCGTGGGCGAGAGGAACTACCG GCTCTTTCTACACAGTGTGGCATCTGCCTTACTGGGTGTCCTGCTCCTCGTGCTGGTGGCCACTTATGTCTTTGTGGAGTTCTTTGTCAACCCCATGCGGCTGCGCACCAATCACCACTTTGAAG TCTGCCTGTGCCTTGCAGTGCTGAAGAATCACACAGATGTGTGGTTTGTGTTCCTGCCCGCTGCCCCTGTGGAGACACAGGCTCCTGCCATCCTGGCCCTGGCCGCCCTACTCATCCTTCTGGGCCTGCTTTCCACAGCCCTGCTGGGCCACCTGTTCTGCTTCCACATTTATCTCA TGTGGCACAAGCTCACCACCTATGAGTACATCGTGCAGCATCGCCTGCCACAGGAGGCAAAGGGGGCCCACAGGGAGCTCGAGTCATGTCCCCCCAAGATGCGGCCCATTCAG GAGATGGAGTTCTACATGCGGACCTTCAGCCACGTGCGCCCAGAACCCCCTGGCCAGGCCAGGCCTGCCACAGTGAATGCCAA TCTTTCCCAGTTCTTTGCCACCCGAGGCCAAGTGGaacccccaccaccctcctccccagagaCTCGGGCTCTGCCCCCCCGGATCCAACCCCAG aAAAAGAGGAAGCGGCGTGTGTATAAGGTGCCAACCTCTGGGACCTTGGACCCTGAATCGCCGCTGCCCAGGCTGCCGG TGCCCTGGGCCCCAGGCCGCAGCTCCAGCTCGCCATCGGACTCCGCGGGCCTCAGCCCAGTGCACGCCGCTGGGCCTGCAGGCGCCTACCACTCGGCGTCAGCCGAGTCCATGGACGAGATTCCAGTGGCCCAGACGCGCCTGGGCAGCGCCGCTCTGGCTGCCCCAGGGGGCAGGGGCCGAGAGATCGGGCTGGCGCTGCAGGTGCGTGCACCCGCGGTTTTTGTGAGCCCGAGCAGCGGCGAGCCCGGAGCGCGGGGTGGCCCGGAGGCCGGCCTGGCTTAG
- the ZDHHC1 gene encoding palmitoyltransferase ZDHHC1 isoform X4 — MNICNKPSNKTAPEKSVWTAPAQARRPSPELQGQRSRRNGWSWPPHPLQIVAWLLYLFFAVIGFGVLVPLLPHHWVPAGYACMGAIFAGHLVVHLTAVSIDPADANVRDKSYAGPLPIFNRSQHAHVIEDLHCNLCDVDVSARSKHCSACNKCVCGFDHHCKWLNNCVGERNYRLFLHSVASALLGVLLLVLVATYVFVEFFVNPMRLRTNHHFEVCLCLAVLKNHTDVWFVFLPAAPVETQAPAILALAALLILLGLLSTALLGHLFCFHIYLIFPSSLPPEAKWNPHHPPPQRLGLCPPGSNPRKRGSGVCIRCQPLGPWTLNRRCPGCRCPGPQAAAPARHRTPRASAQCTPLGLQAPTTRRQPSPWTRFQWPRRAWAAPLWLPQGAGAERSGWRCRCVHPRFL; from the exons aTGAACATCTGCAACAAGCCTTCCAACAAGACAGCCCCTGAGAAGAGTGTGTGGACAGCGCCTGCACAGGCCCGCAGACCGTCCCCCGAGCTGCAGGGCCAGCGGTCACGCCGGAATGGGTGGAGCTGGCCCCCTCACCCTCTCCAGATTGTGGCTTGGCTGCTGTACCTCTTCTTTGCTGTCATTGGCTTTGGGGTCCTTGTTCCCCTCCTGCCTCACCACTGGGTGCCCGCTGGCTATGCT TGCATGGGCGCCATCTTTGCCGGCCACCTCGTGGTTCACCTGACCGCTGTCTCCATCGATCCAGCAGATGCCAACGTGCGGGACAAGAGCTATGCAGGGCCCCTGCCCATCTTCAACCGCAGCCAACACGCACACGTCATTGAAGATCTGCACTGCAACCTGTGTGACGTagatgt GAGCGCTCGCTCTAAGCACTGCAGCGCCTGCAACAAGTGCGTGTGCGGTTTTGACCACCACTGCAAGTGGCTCAACAACTGCGTGGGCGAGAGGAACTACCG GCTCTTTCTACACAGTGTGGCATCTGCCTTACTGGGTGTCCTGCTCCTCGTGCTGGTGGCCACTTATGTCTTTGTGGAGTTCTTTGTCAACCCCATGCGGCTGCGCACCAATCACCACTTTGAAG TCTGCCTGTGCCTTGCAGTGCTGAAGAATCACACAGATGTGTGGTTTGTGTTCCTGCCCGCTGCCCCTGTGGAGACACAGGCTCCTGCCATCCTGGCCCTGGCCGCCCTACTCATCCTTCTGGGCCTGCTTTCCACAGCCCTGCTGGGCCACCTGTTCTGCTTCCACATTTATCTCA TCTTTCCCAGTTCTTTGCCACCCGAGGCCAAGTGGaacccccaccaccctcctccccagagaCTCGGGCTCTGCCCCCCCGGATCCAACCCCAG aAAAAGAGGAAGCGGCGTGTGTATAAGGTGCCAACCTCTGGGACCTTGGACCCTGAATCGCCGCTGCCCAGGCTGCCGG TGCCCTGGGCCCCAGGCCGCAGCTCCAGCTCGCCATCGGACTCCGCGGGCCTCAGCCCAGTGCACGCCGCTGGGCCTGCAGGCGCCTACCACTCGGCGTCAGCCGAGTCCATGGACGAGATTCCAGTGGCCCAGACGCGCCTGGGCAGCGCCGCTCTGGCTGCCCCAGGGGGCAGGGGCCGAGAGATCGGGCTGGCGCTGCAGGTGCGTGCACCCGCGGTTTTTGTGA
- the ZDHHC1 gene encoding palmitoyltransferase ZDHHC1 isoform X3: MLQCMGAIFAGHLVVHLTAVSIDPADANVRDKSYAGPLPIFNRSQHAHVIEDLHCNLCDVDVSARSKHCSACNKCVCGFDHHCKWLNNCVGERNYRLFLHSVASALLGVLLLVLVATYVFVEFFVNPMRLRTNHHFEVCLCLAVLKNHTDVWFVFLPAAPVETQAPAILALAALLILLGLLSTALLGHLFCFHIYLMWHKLTTYEYIVQHRLPQEAKGAHRELESCPPKMRPIQEMEFYMRTFSHVRPEPPGQARPATVNANLSQFFATRGQVEPPPPSSPETRALPPRIQPQKKRKRRVYKVPTSGTLDPESPLPRLPVPWAPGRSSSSPSDSAGLSPVHAAGPAGAYHSASAESMDEIPVAQTRLGSAALAAPGGRGREIGLALQVRAPAVFVSPSSGEPGARGGPEAGLA; this comes from the exons ATGCT CCAGTGCATGGGCGCCATCTTTGCCGGCCACCTCGTGGTTCACCTGACCGCTGTCTCCATCGATCCAGCAGATGCCAACGTGCGGGACAAGAGCTATGCAGGGCCCCTGCCCATCTTCAACCGCAGCCAACACGCACACGTCATTGAAGATCTGCACTGCAACCTGTGTGACGTagatgt GAGCGCTCGCTCTAAGCACTGCAGCGCCTGCAACAAGTGCGTGTGCGGTTTTGACCACCACTGCAAGTGGCTCAACAACTGCGTGGGCGAGAGGAACTACCG GCTCTTTCTACACAGTGTGGCATCTGCCTTACTGGGTGTCCTGCTCCTCGTGCTGGTGGCCACTTATGTCTTTGTGGAGTTCTTTGTCAACCCCATGCGGCTGCGCACCAATCACCACTTTGAAG TCTGCCTGTGCCTTGCAGTGCTGAAGAATCACACAGATGTGTGGTTTGTGTTCCTGCCCGCTGCCCCTGTGGAGACACAGGCTCCTGCCATCCTGGCCCTGGCCGCCCTACTCATCCTTCTGGGCCTGCTTTCCACAGCCCTGCTGGGCCACCTGTTCTGCTTCCACATTTATCTCA TGTGGCACAAGCTCACCACCTATGAGTACATCGTGCAGCATCGCCTGCCACAGGAGGCAAAGGGGGCCCACAGGGAGCTCGAGTCATGTCCCCCCAAGATGCGGCCCATTCAG GAGATGGAGTTCTACATGCGGACCTTCAGCCACGTGCGCCCAGAACCCCCTGGCCAGGCCAGGCCTGCCACAGTGAATGCCAA TCTTTCCCAGTTCTTTGCCACCCGAGGCCAAGTGGaacccccaccaccctcctccccagagaCTCGGGCTCTGCCCCCCCGGATCCAACCCCAG aAAAAGAGGAAGCGGCGTGTGTATAAGGTGCCAACCTCTGGGACCTTGGACCCTGAATCGCCGCTGCCCAGGCTGCCGG TGCCCTGGGCCCCAGGCCGCAGCTCCAGCTCGCCATCGGACTCCGCGGGCCTCAGCCCAGTGCACGCCGCTGGGCCTGCAGGCGCCTACCACTCGGCGTCAGCCGAGTCCATGGACGAGATTCCAGTGGCCCAGACGCGCCTGGGCAGCGCCGCTCTGGCTGCCCCAGGGGGCAGGGGCCGAGAGATCGGGCTGGCGCTGCAGGTGCGTGCACCCGCGGTTTTTGTGAGCCCGAGCAGCGGCGAGCCCGGAGCGCGGGGTGGCCCGGAGGCCGGCCTGGCTTAG
- the ZDHHC1 gene encoding palmitoyltransferase ZDHHC1 isoform X2: MNICNKPSNKTAPEKSVWTAPAQARRPSPELQGQRSRRNGWSWPPHPLQIVAWLLYLFFAVIGFGVLVPLLPHHWVPAGYACMGAIFAGHLVVHLTAVSIDPADANVRDKSYAGPLPIFNRSQHAHVIEDLHCNLCDVDVSARSKHCSACNKCVCGFDHHCKWLNNCVGERNYRLFLHSVASALLGVLLLVLVATYVFVEFFVNPMRLRTNHHFEVLKNHTDVWFVFLPAAPVETQAPAILALAALLILLGLLSTALLGHLFCFHIYLMWHKLTTYEYIVQHRLPQEAKGAHRELESCPPKMRPIQEMEFYMRTFSHVRPEPPGQARPATVNANLSQFFATRGQVEPPPPSSPETRALPPRIQPQKKRKRRVYKVPTSGTLDPESPLPRLPVPWAPGRSSSSPSDSAGLSPVHAAGPAGAYHSASAESMDEIPVAQTRLGSAALAAPGGRGREIGLALQVRAPAVFVSPSSGEPGARGGPEAGLA; this comes from the exons aTGAACATCTGCAACAAGCCTTCCAACAAGACAGCCCCTGAGAAGAGTGTGTGGACAGCGCCTGCACAGGCCCGCAGACCGTCCCCCGAGCTGCAGGGCCAGCGGTCACGCCGGAATGGGTGGAGCTGGCCCCCTCACCCTCTCCAGATTGTGGCTTGGCTGCTGTACCTCTTCTTTGCTGTCATTGGCTTTGGGGTCCTTGTTCCCCTCCTGCCTCACCACTGGGTGCCCGCTGGCTATGCT TGCATGGGCGCCATCTTTGCCGGCCACCTCGTGGTTCACCTGACCGCTGTCTCCATCGATCCAGCAGATGCCAACGTGCGGGACAAGAGCTATGCAGGGCCCCTGCCCATCTTCAACCGCAGCCAACACGCACACGTCATTGAAGATCTGCACTGCAACCTGTGTGACGTagatgt GAGCGCTCGCTCTAAGCACTGCAGCGCCTGCAACAAGTGCGTGTGCGGTTTTGACCACCACTGCAAGTGGCTCAACAACTGCGTGGGCGAGAGGAACTACCG GCTCTTTCTACACAGTGTGGCATCTGCCTTACTGGGTGTCCTGCTCCTCGTGCTGGTGGCCACTTATGTCTTTGTGGAGTTCTTTGTCAACCCCATGCGGCTGCGCACCAATCACCACTTTGAAG TGCTGAAGAATCACACAGATGTGTGGTTTGTGTTCCTGCCCGCTGCCCCTGTGGAGACACAGGCTCCTGCCATCCTGGCCCTGGCCGCCCTACTCATCCTTCTGGGCCTGCTTTCCACAGCCCTGCTGGGCCACCTGTTCTGCTTCCACATTTATCTCA TGTGGCACAAGCTCACCACCTATGAGTACATCGTGCAGCATCGCCTGCCACAGGAGGCAAAGGGGGCCCACAGGGAGCTCGAGTCATGTCCCCCCAAGATGCGGCCCATTCAG GAGATGGAGTTCTACATGCGGACCTTCAGCCACGTGCGCCCAGAACCCCCTGGCCAGGCCAGGCCTGCCACAGTGAATGCCAA TCTTTCCCAGTTCTTTGCCACCCGAGGCCAAGTGGaacccccaccaccctcctccccagagaCTCGGGCTCTGCCCCCCCGGATCCAACCCCAG aAAAAGAGGAAGCGGCGTGTGTATAAGGTGCCAACCTCTGGGACCTTGGACCCTGAATCGCCGCTGCCCAGGCTGCCGG TGCCCTGGGCCCCAGGCCGCAGCTCCAGCTCGCCATCGGACTCCGCGGGCCTCAGCCCAGTGCACGCCGCTGGGCCTGCAGGCGCCTACCACTCGGCGTCAGCCGAGTCCATGGACGAGATTCCAGTGGCCCAGACGCGCCTGGGCAGCGCCGCTCTGGCTGCCCCAGGGGGCAGGGGCCGAGAGATCGGGCTGGCGCTGCAGGTGCGTGCACCCGCGGTTTTTGTGAGCCCGAGCAGCGGCGAGCCCGGAGCGCGGGGTGGCCCGGAGGCCGGCCTGGCTTAG